Genomic window (Leptospira andrefontaineae):
CTCATACTCGGAACCATTCTTTGGCTTTCCGATGAGATTTTAAACGATTATCCTCTGGATAAACTTTCTTATTTTACACATTCATTATATGCAATAATCTCTATATATTGCTTTCGAAGGATAGGATTATTTCCGTTTCCATGGATCGGAGCTTTTTTGTGGTATGTTTTCGTACAATTACTCAGCCTGAAATTCACTGATCCTGCTCAAAATATCAATCTAGTATATTCCATTTGGCCTCCATGGGACCTACTATTTTCGAATTACCTTCATTTTCAGATTTTTATGAATCTTTCCATCCTAGGAGTTCTTTTTCTCGGATCATATATATCGAATAGATTTTCTGATGAGTAATAAGATCGGATCTAAGATAAAGAACTTGAGAATTCAATTATACGTTGTAAATAGATTCTATGCCTGAAATTTTCCAGGATCCAAAAAAAATCGAATATAGAATCGAAAACGAAAATTGGAAGTTATGCACTTCCTGTGGAGAAAAGATCACAAAAGAAGAATGGAAAACTTCTGTGGATGGAGCATACATTCACAATTTTATCAATCCTCTTGGAATTGAATTCAGAATTCTTACATTCTCTCAAGCAATCGGAATTACTTGGCAAAAAGATTCTTACCAAGAACATACTTGGTTTCCAGGTTTTGCTTGGAGAATAGGTAGCTGCTCTACTTGTGGATCTCATTTGGGTTGGAATTTTGAATCCGCTGTAGGCTCGAGTTCATTTTTAGGATTAATCTTAGGAAGAATTACTTCTTAATTCTAAAAATGAAACCTATATTTTAAATCCATTCCAAATGTATCCCTAACTTGATCTCTCCCAGTTTCTTGAGAATAAGTACGAATATTAAGATCGAATCCGGCAGAATTTTCTCCCTCCCATTGGATCCCTCTCCAATATGTATAAGCCAATTGAAAAATATACTTTGCACCTAAAAGAGCTAATCTCAGATCATTTCTGCTACGAACTCCTTCCAGATCATCCTGTTTACTATGTTGATAATTCGCTAAAAAGGTAATCATCCCAGGATCAGGTTGAGGGTAAAAATTAGAATACGCAAGGAACAGATTCCGGGAGTTTTCGAATTCTTCTTTTCTTTCCAATTCTTCTTTATGCCCTTTCAATTCAGAAAGAATTAAGATAGAAGTGACTATCATCGTAAATCTAGCTTTTCTGTATTCTTTTGCATGTAGAAGTCCCCAACCAGGAAGAACAGCGCTCCTCCAAACCAAATCCCAACGAGATCTATCTTTTGTTTCCGGAGAAGTTGTTTGGTCTTGAGAATGAATGGATGTAAGACCAAAGAAGAATATACAAAATAAAACGAATTTTCTCACCCGAACCTTCCTTTTAGGAATAATACACAAAGTAGATCAGTACAGTCACGAAAAAAAGGAACCTAAGAAAATTAGAGAATTTCGAATACTTTGTTGCCATGAGTAAGCGGACCCGTTAATTCTACGGACTATCTATGAAAAAAATCTCGACCATTCTTTTATTCACTTTTTTAATTTTGAGTTCCGACTTTGTTTTCGGAGCAGAGCCCGAAGACGAGATCAAAGCTTTGGTTTCTTCCTTAGATTCTTGCAAGGGTTGCGTTTTTATACGGAATGGTTCGGAACATAAACTGGATGAGGCAAAGGCACACCTACTTAGAAAGTATGATGCGGCTAAAAGTAAAATAAGCAGCACGGAAGATTTTATCAAAGGATTAGCAAGCAAGTCCTCAATCACAGGAACGGCATACAAGATCAAATTTCCTGACGGAAAGGAAGTAGAGTCCGAAAAATGGATGACTGACAAATTGAATGAACTACGCAATCCTCCGCCGGCAGCTAAACCAAAAAAGAAAAAATAATCCACCTAAGCGAAAAATCAATTCAACTCAGCAGTTATTATAAAATGACAGCGTCGAATTGAGCTATAGACATATATGCGAAAGTATCTGTATATTCTTCCTGTTTCCCTTTTATTCGCTTGTCCTCCTCCGCCTAGCGAAGATCCACTTTTTTCCCTAATGTCTACATTAGCATTATCGAATATGTCTGTTCCTTCAGAATTTACCGTCGTGGATTCCACAAAACAAGCCCAACTAAACGCTGTAGAAGCTACTGCTACCAAGAATTCGACATGTACTAAACTGGGTGCTTTCTATTGGGAGATTGGAGATGTAAATGGAGCTTATGGATATTCTTCGGTAAACGGTTTTGTGAATGGATCTACAGTTCTTTTGATTGCTTCTGCATCTAAATGGATCTGGGGAGCTTATGTTTTGGAGAAGGTTGGAACTCCAACATCGATAGAACAATCGTATCTTAGAATGAGATCGGGTTATGATAATCTAAACGATAACAAATGTAATTTAGCTCTTACCGTAAACGCATGTTTCACAAACGGCCCGGGAAGAGACGGAACAAATAATAACGACTATTATAATGCCGGTGATCTAAATTATTTTTATTATAACGGAGCACATTTCCAAGCATATGCCGCCTTGAATCCAAGCGGCTTAACTCCTGCACTTACAAACTACACTCGCGCTCAACTTGCAACTGAGATAGGGAACACTTTATTCGGAGGATCCAATCCTGGAATAGACTATGCGGTTCCCCAACCTGCAGGAGGAGTTAGGACTTCTGCTTCCGTTTATGCTCAGTTCTTAAGAAGAATATTAAATTCTAATCTAACAATCCGGGCTTATTTGGGAGCAGATCTTGTTGCTACATTACCTTCTGCACATCCAACCCAAGCAAAATACTCACCTTTCGTTTTAGAAGATGTACATTATTCTTACGGACATTGGGTTGAAGATTCTTCCGGGAACGACGCTGCATACAGTAGCCCTGGAAAATTCGGATTTTATCCTTGGATTGACCCGACAGTCACTACTTATGGGATCATTGCCAGATATTCTACATCCGGGTTAGCTTATGCAGAATCAGTCTATTGCGGACGACTTTTGCGAAAAGCATTTGCTACCGGAATCGAACAATAAATTGTACCGGAGTCCGCACTCTGTAACGAAAAAGTAACTCTCTCTTCACGGAGTAGATACAAAAATTTAAGATGATCAAAAGTCGATGCTTCCATCGACATATATCAGTTCTTATCCTAAAGCAGGTCCCTTTCGAATTTTAGTGGTGACCGAAACATTTCCTCCTGAGATCAACGGAGTCGCCAAGACACTTCACAGAATGTTAGGGGATCTTTTACAAAGAGGTCACGAGATCATTCTGGTCCGTCCAAAACAAGGCTATAATGATTATGCAACAGCGAGCAATAACTACAGAGAAGTACTTGTAAGAGGTGCAAAAATCCCTTTATACGAAGACCTAAGATTCGGATTTCCTGAAAAATACCTTCTCCGCAGATTAATCGAATTAGAAAAACCTGATATAGTGCACGTGGTCACTGAAGGGCCGCTCGGCTGGTCGGCAGTCAGGGCAGCTAGACATGTTGGAATTCCGATCATCAGCGATTTTAGAACGAATTTCCATGCATACGCGAAATACTATAAGTTCGGATTTGCAGGAAAATTGGTCCATAATTACCTAAAAGGTCTTCATAACAGAACACAGATGACATTGGTCCCAACTGCTCAGATCAGAGAACAGTTAACAGAGCAAGGATATACGAATGTGCAAGTGGTTTCAAGAGGGATCGATTCCGATCTATTTCATCCTGCTCGTAGGAATTCCAAATTAAAAACAGAATGGGGATTAAAACCTTCTGAACTTGGAGTTCTTTACGTAGGAAGATTAGCTCCGGAAAAAAATCTAGATCTATTAATAAGAACATTCCGCAGACTCCAATCCAGAGTCCCAAATGCAAAATTGATCTTAGTGGGAGACGGACCTTCCAAAGAAAAACTACAAAGGGAAAATCCTGATTTTATATTCAGAGGAATGAGAAAAGGAAAAGAACTGGCAGAACATTATGCCACTGGAGATCTATTTCTATTCCCAAGCCTAACAGAAACTTTCGGAAATGTAATCGTAGAAGCAATGGCATCCGGCCTTCCAATCGTAGCTTATAACTATGCAGCTGCTAACCAACATCTCAAACATGGTAAGTCTGCCCTACTCTGTGGTTTCGACAAAGAAGAAGAATTTATAGAACAATCCTGTCTCTTAGCAGAAAATAAAAAATTAGCCGCAAAACTTGGTCTTGCCGCAAGAAAGATCGCAGCTTCCTGCACCTGGGAAGATGTTACTGATTCTTTGGAAATGACTTACTCCAAACTTTCTCTTTCTAAGAAAAAGGCCGCAAGGTCCAAGAAGGCAATCAAATTGAAAGTACAGATGGCGAGGGGATAGGCAGTAATCCCTTATTCAGTTACTATGAGCTTGCTCTTCTAATATTTTTACTTTCTCAATTCTTTCGCCATCGATCTAACAAAGGATTCCTTGTCCTTCTTAACATCTTTTAACGCAGCTTTGATTTCTTTCGGAATATCGAAATACTTTTCCGCCCACATATAGATCTCAATAAATACAGGAAGAAGATCGATACCCTTTTGTGTAAGTTTATAAAGAATCTTTGCCTTGCTATCCGGATGTTCCGATTTTTCGATCAGGCCGTTTTCTTCCAAGGACTGAAGTCTGGATGCTAGTATATTTGTAGCAATCCCTTCATCCGACTTTAGGAAATCCCCATAAGTCCTCTTTTTGTTAAACATAAGATCCCTGATTATGAGAAGCGACCATTTGTCGCCCCAGATATCCAGGGAGCAGCTAATCGGACAATCCGATCTTTTTTTTCCCTCTAACATAAATTTTATCTTAAAATTTGCTTGCAAAAAGCAAGTATTTTTCTGCCCCATATATTTACTTGCAAATTGCAAGTAAATTGATCGACGTGGGAAGACGTAATAGTCGTAAAAATTTACAATTAGAGGATATATATGAAACAGACAATTTTAGTAACAGGAGCTTCTTCGGGCATCGGACTACTTCTTGCCAATAAACTCCACCAGAGCGGTCATACCGTCATCGGAACCAGCCGCAATCCGCAAGAACATAGTTCTTTACCTTTTAAATTATTAGAATTAGATATTTCTTCCGACAGCTCAATTGAGTCCTTCCCGAAACGTCTTTTCAGTCAGATACAAAGTTTAGATGTTCTGATAAATAATGCAGGTTATTTGGTATCTGGTCTCGCTGAGGAAACTCCTATCGAACTAGGAAAACAACAATTCGAGACAAATTTTTGGGGAACAGTAAAACTCACCAATCAGCTATTACCTCATTTCAGAAATCAAAGACATGGAAAAATTATTACAGTTGGATCTATTCTAGGTTTAATCGGTCTTCCTAATGTTTCTTATTATTCGGCCTCGAAACATTCTCTTGAAGGTTACTTTAAAGTACTTCGTTTTGAATTACAGGATTTTAATATAAAAGTGAGTATGGTTGAGCCGATGGGTTTCAAAACCAATATCGGAACTAGCGCAGTTAGATCAAAATTGGAAATTGACGATTATAATCTACTTCGCAAACAAACAGCTGCATTCTCAAAAGAAACATTTGATAAAGCGCCTACTCCCGAACCGGTTGTAAACACCGTGATCGAAATTATAAATCAAAAAGATCCGAAATTCAATTTTCCGGTCGGCCAAGGCGCTTCATTTATTCTTACAATGCAACATTATGCATACAAAGCTTTCGAGAGTTCGATCTTAAAAAGATTACATAAAGCGAAATTATAAAGAAACGATATTGTTACACTTTTAAACGCGCGAGGTCTTTGCAGGACGGCGTAGCCGGTCCGAAGGACCGA
Coding sequences:
- a CDS encoding cereblon family protein, producing the protein MPEIFQDPKKIEYRIENENWKLCTSCGEKITKEEWKTSVDGAYIHNFINPLGIEFRILTFSQAIGITWQKDSYQEHTWFPGFAWRIGSCSTCGSHLGWNFESAVGSSSFLGLILGRITS
- a CDS encoding DUF5329 domain-containing protein, yielding MKKISTILLFTFLILSSDFVFGAEPEDEIKALVSSLDSCKGCVFIRNGSEHKLDEAKAHLLRKYDAAKSKISSTEDFIKGLASKSSITGTAYKIKFPDGKEVESEKWMTDKLNELRNPPPAAKPKKKK
- a CDS encoding glycosyltransferase family 4 protein; protein product: MLPSTYISSYPKAGPFRILVVTETFPPEINGVAKTLHRMLGDLLQRGHEIILVRPKQGYNDYATASNNYREVLVRGAKIPLYEDLRFGFPEKYLLRRLIELEKPDIVHVVTEGPLGWSAVRAARHVGIPIISDFRTNFHAYAKYYKFGFAGKLVHNYLKGLHNRTQMTLVPTAQIREQLTEQGYTNVQVVSRGIDSDLFHPARRNSKLKTEWGLKPSELGVLYVGRLAPEKNLDLLIRTFRRLQSRVPNAKLILVGDGPSKEKLQRENPDFIFRGMRKGKELAEHYATGDLFLFPSLTETFGNVIVEAMASGLPIVAYNYAAANQHLKHGKSALLCGFDKEEEFIEQSCLLAENKKLAAKLGLAARKIAASCTWEDVTDSLEMTYSKLSLSKKKAARSKKAIKLKVQMARG
- a CDS encoding winged helix-turn-helix transcriptional regulator codes for the protein MLEGKKRSDCPISCSLDIWGDKWSLLIIRDLMFNKKRTYGDFLKSDEGIATNILASRLQSLEENGLIEKSEHPDSKAKILYKLTQKGIDLLPVFIEIYMWAEKYFDIPKEIKAALKDVKKDKESFVRSMAKELRK
- a CDS encoding SDR family NAD(P)-dependent oxidoreductase, whose amino-acid sequence is MKQTILVTGASSGIGLLLANKLHQSGHTVIGTSRNPQEHSSLPFKLLELDISSDSSIESFPKRLFSQIQSLDVLINNAGYLVSGLAEETPIELGKQQFETNFWGTVKLTNQLLPHFRNQRHGKIITVGSILGLIGLPNVSYYSASKHSLEGYFKVLRFELQDFNIKVSMVEPMGFKTNIGTSAVRSKLEIDDYNLLRKQTAAFSKETFDKAPTPEPVVNTVIEIINQKDPKFNFPVGQGASFILTMQHYAYKAFESSILKRLHKAKL